A region from the Aeromicrobium choanae genome encodes:
- a CDS encoding carboxymuconolactone decarboxylase family protein, whose translation MRAPRVTPGGRRQLGPVNHLLGRLLSRGAGVRDAHLFTTLGRNRGLFRAWLLYSGALMLRGRLPRRETELVILRVAHRCDSEYERQHHVRLGARAGLAREEIERVRADDLAGWKPSDAVLLAATDRLLDEDDVDDATWRRLRAFWDEPQAIELCLLVGQYRGLATTIRTLGIAPDRSTD comes from the coding sequence ATGAGGGCGCCGCGCGTGACGCCCGGCGGGCGTCGGCAGCTCGGGCCGGTGAACCACCTGCTCGGCCGCCTGCTGTCGCGCGGGGCGGGCGTGCGGGACGCCCACCTGTTCACCACGCTCGGCCGCAACCGCGGACTGTTCCGCGCGTGGCTGCTCTACTCCGGTGCGCTGATGCTGCGCGGCCGGCTGCCGCGGCGGGAGACCGAGCTGGTGATCCTGCGGGTCGCCCACCGTTGCGACAGCGAGTACGAGCGGCAGCACCACGTGCGCCTCGGCGCCAGGGCGGGCCTCGCCCGCGAGGAGATCGAGCGGGTGCGCGCGGACGATCTCGCGGGGTGGAAGCCGTCCGACGCCGTGCTGCTCGCGGCCACCGACCGGCTGCTCGACGAGGACGATGTCGACGACGCGACGTGGCGTCGGCTGCGGGCCTTCTGGGACGAGCCCCAGGCGATCGAGCTGTGCCTGCTCGTGGGTCAGTACCGCGGGCTGGCCACCACGATCCGCACGCTCGGCATCGCGCCAGACCGCTCGACGGACTGA
- a CDS encoding APC family permease: MATNTDQPTELRRVLGPKLLLLFIIGDILGTGVYALTGQVAAEVGGAAWLPFLVAFGVALLTALSYLELVTKYPQAAGAALYVHKAFGIHLFTFMVAFTVMCSGITSASTAARAFAANLAVGIDWEASNFQIMLIALAFMLMVAAINLRGVSEGVKTNVVLTLIEVSGLMLVIMVGLWAIAGGNADWGAVVAFETPDDKNVFLAATTATSLAFFAMVGFEDAVNMAEECHEPNRIFPKIMLTGLGITGVIYILVSICAVAIVPVGELAGNDTPLVTVVEQGAPGVPIDQILPFISMFAVANSALINMLMASRLLYGMAKQGIIPRGLSKISRRQTPWAAIALTTGLALGLIAYVSNASTEAVAILGGTTSLLLLAVFAVVNTAVLVLRKDTVEHSHFSTRAPIAVLGIVTCVYLVTPLSGRPGQQYEIAGILLVIGLALSVPMYFLSRRRGERLEVGAPDDLPPHDIP; this comes from the coding sequence ATGGCCACCAACACCGACCAGCCCACCGAGCTCAGGCGGGTCCTCGGACCCAAGCTCCTGCTGTTGTTCATCATCGGCGACATCCTCGGCACGGGCGTCTACGCGCTCACCGGCCAGGTCGCGGCCGAGGTCGGCGGCGCCGCCTGGCTGCCGTTCCTCGTCGCCTTCGGCGTGGCGCTGCTGACGGCGCTCTCCTACCTCGAACTCGTGACGAAGTACCCGCAGGCCGCGGGCGCCGCGCTGTACGTGCACAAGGCCTTCGGCATCCACCTGTTCACGTTCATGGTCGCCTTCACCGTCATGTGCTCGGGCATCACGTCGGCCTCCACCGCGGCGCGCGCCTTCGCCGCGAACCTCGCCGTGGGCATCGACTGGGAGGCGTCGAACTTCCAGATCATGCTGATCGCGCTGGCCTTCATGCTCATGGTCGCCGCGATCAACCTGCGCGGCGTCAGCGAGGGCGTGAAGACCAACGTCGTCCTGACGCTCATCGAGGTCTCCGGCCTGATGCTGGTGATCATGGTCGGACTGTGGGCCATCGCGGGCGGCAACGCCGACTGGGGCGCCGTGGTGGCTTTCGAGACACCCGACGACAAGAACGTCTTCCTGGCCGCGACCACCGCCACCTCACTGGCGTTCTTCGCGATGGTGGGCTTCGAGGACGCCGTGAACATGGCCGAGGAGTGCCACGAGCCCAACCGCATCTTCCCCAAGATCATGCTGACCGGCCTGGGCATCACCGGCGTGATCTACATCCTCGTCTCGATCTGCGCCGTGGCGATCGTGCCCGTCGGCGAGCTCGCCGGGAACGACACCCCGCTGGTGACCGTGGTCGAGCAGGGCGCGCCCGGCGTCCCGATCGACCAGATCCTGCCGTTCATCTCGATGTTCGCCGTGGCGAACTCGGCCCTGATCAACATGCTCATGGCCAGCCGGCTCCTCTACGGCATGGCGAAGCAGGGCATCATCCCGCGCGGGCTGTCGAAGATCAGCCGGCGCCAGACCCCGTGGGCGGCCATCGCGCTGACCACCGGCCTGGCGCTGGGGCTCATCGCCTACGTCTCGAACGCCAGCACCGAGGCGGTCGCCATCCTCGGCGGCACCACGAGTCTGTTGCTGCTGGCGGTCTTCGCCGTCGTGAACACCGCGGTGCTGGTGCTGCGCAAGGACACCGTGGAGCACTCCCACTTCTCGACCCGGGCGCCGATCGCGGTGCTGGGCATCGTGACGTGCGTCTACCTGGTGACGCCGCTGTCGGGCCGGCCGGGCCAGCAGTACGAGATCGCGGGGATCCTGCTGGTGATCGGCCTCGCGCTGTCGGTGCCGATGTACTTCCTGAGCCGCCGCCGGGGCGAGCGGCTGGAGGTCGGGGCGCCGGACGACCTTCCGCCGCACGACATCCCCTGA
- a CDS encoding dihydrofolate reductase family protein, translating to MHDVTYSMGLSLDGFIVGPDGGFDWGAPEEQIRDVMEISIDEIQGVSTHLMGRRIYETMLYWETAAQDPDLEEQERRWTELWNPLPKVVLSRTLTEVQGAARLATGTLREEIERLKSEPGDGDIAIAGATLAAQAADLGLIDEYRLRVSPVLVGGGIPYFSHGRRPVDLELVESRECAAGLMYLRYRVRR from the coding sequence ATGCACGACGTGACGTACTCGATGGGCCTGTCGCTCGACGGCTTCATCGTCGGGCCGGACGGGGGATTCGACTGGGGTGCGCCGGAGGAGCAGATCAGGGACGTCATGGAGATCTCGATCGACGAGATCCAGGGCGTCTCCACGCACCTCATGGGCCGGCGGATCTACGAGACGATGCTCTACTGGGAGACCGCCGCCCAGGACCCCGACCTGGAGGAGCAGGAGCGCCGTTGGACCGAGCTGTGGAACCCGCTGCCCAAGGTGGTGCTCTCCCGCACGCTCACCGAGGTGCAGGGTGCTGCGCGACTGGCCACCGGCACGCTCCGGGAGGAGATCGAGCGGCTCAAGTCCGAGCCGGGCGACGGTGACATCGCGATCGCGGGGGCCACGCTGGCGGCGCAGGCCGCCGACCTCGGCCTCATCGACGAGTACCGCCTGCGGGTCAGCCCGGTGCTCGTCGGCGGTGGCATCCCGTACTTCTCGCACGGTCGCCGGCCCGTCGACCTCGAGCTCGTCGAGAGCCGGGAGTGCGCCGCCGGCCTGATGTACCTGCGATACCGCGTGCGGCGGTGA
- a CDS encoding SDR family oxidoreductase has product MAKLDIRTKQCLVTGAAGGIGAATALALARAGARLVLTDLDPVGLERTVEQVRASRGQVVLSRAVDLTDADAVRRFAVDVQREVGSPDVLLNIAGISIWGTIDRLQEEHWRRLIDVNLMGPVHVMSSFLPGMIEAGRGGHVVNVSSAAGIFGLPWHAAYSASKFGLRGVSEVLRFDLRRHGIGVSLVCPGAVATPLVRDLEVVGVDRSVPSFRAIEDRFLQHAISPEVAADAIVKGLERRRYWVYTSRDIRLGHYAQRWFPWGYGLAMRYLNRVLTRAEARAMSGGKR; this is encoded by the coding sequence ATGGCGAAGTTGGACATACGTACCAAGCAGTGCCTCGTGACGGGTGCCGCCGGTGGGATCGGAGCGGCCACGGCGCTCGCGCTGGCTCGCGCCGGCGCGCGTCTGGTGCTCACCGACCTCGACCCGGTCGGACTCGAGCGCACGGTGGAGCAGGTCAGGGCATCTCGGGGCCAAGTCGTGCTCAGCCGTGCGGTCGACCTCACCGACGCCGACGCGGTCCGTCGCTTCGCCGTGGACGTGCAGCGGGAGGTGGGGTCGCCCGACGTGCTGCTGAACATCGCCGGGATCTCGATCTGGGGCACGATCGACCGGCTTCAGGAGGAGCACTGGCGCCGGCTCATCGACGTGAACCTCATGGGGCCGGTCCACGTCATGTCGTCGTTCCTCCCGGGCATGATCGAGGCGGGCCGCGGAGGTCACGTGGTCAACGTCTCCAGCGCCGCGGGGATCTTCGGACTTCCGTGGCACGCGGCCTACAGCGCCAGCAAGTTCGGGCTCCGCGGCGTCTCCGAGGTGCTGAGGTTCGACCTGCGGCGGCACGGCATCGGCGTGAGCCTGGTCTGCCCCGGCGCGGTGGCGACGCCGCTCGTGCGCGACCTGGAGGTCGTGGGGGTCGACCGGTCCGTACCGTCCTTCCGTGCGATCGAGGACCGGTTCCTCCAGCACGCCATCAGCCCCGAGGTCGCGGCGGACGCCATCGTCAAGGGACTCGAGCGACGGCGCTACTGGGTCTACACGTCGCGCGACATCCGGCTCGGCCACTACGCCCAGCGCTGGTTCCCCTGGGGCTACGGGCTGGCGATGCGGTACCTCAACCGGGTGCTGACGCGAGCCGAGGCGCGGGCGATGAGCGGGGGGAAGCGATGA
- a CDS encoding cytochrome P450 — MRLLRGIRSKLVSSVARRHVAKRGIDLASFSFIPEPTKAPLQRVGLDPVPEMARIRSEEPLHRLDLPFDFTAYLVTGYEEGRQVLTARDTYSTDIRHLFSGDGPATSDDIGGLGFTDPPVHTRLRKIITPEFTMRRLARLEPMIEQIVDRSLDDLEAAGPHADLAKTFAFPIPFNTICALLGLDYEDTQAFSKLGSARFDATNGGAAAFGAVSEQREFLFDAVARQRKEPGPGLIGQIIRDEGDLISDRDLAGLADGVFTGGYETTAGMIALSTIMLSRDRAYADLVRSGNRETLDRVIEELLRYFSVVQVAFPRFAKQDMELFGTQVKAGDVLLVSLSTSNRDESSAGAGADAFDPLRIPTSGHLAFGHGIHRCIGAELARMELRIALPKLLRRFPDLHLSVPESELEFRQLSFVFGIESLPVTLA, encoded by the coding sequence GTGAGACTGCTGCGGGGAATCCGCTCGAAGCTCGTGTCGTCGGTGGCCCGCCGGCACGTCGCCAAGCGCGGCATCGACCTCGCGAGCTTCTCCTTCATCCCCGAGCCCACGAAGGCTCCGCTGCAGCGCGTCGGGCTCGATCCGGTCCCCGAGATGGCCCGCATCCGGAGCGAGGAGCCGCTGCACCGGCTCGACCTGCCGTTCGACTTCACCGCCTACCTGGTGACGGGGTACGAGGAGGGGCGCCAGGTGCTGACCGCGCGCGACACGTACTCCACCGACATCCGCCACCTGTTCTCAGGGGACGGGCCCGCGACGTCGGACGACATCGGGGGACTGGGCTTCACCGACCCGCCCGTGCACACCCGGCTGCGCAAGATCATCACGCCGGAGTTCACGATGCGCCGGCTCGCCCGCCTGGAGCCGATGATCGAGCAGATCGTCGACCGCTCGCTCGACGACCTCGAGGCGGCCGGCCCCCACGCCGACCTCGCGAAGACCTTCGCGTTTCCCATCCCGTTCAACACGATCTGCGCGCTGCTGGGCCTGGACTACGAGGACACGCAGGCGTTCTCCAAGCTGGGCAGTGCCCGCTTCGACGCGACCAACGGGGGAGCGGCGGCCTTCGGCGCGGTCTCCGAGCAGCGTGAGTTCCTCTTCGACGCGGTCGCCCGCCAGCGCAAGGAGCCCGGGCCCGGGCTCATCGGCCAGATCATCCGCGACGAGGGCGACCTGATCAGCGACCGCGACCTCGCGGGACTCGCCGACGGCGTGTTCACGGGCGGCTACGAGACCACCGCCGGGATGATCGCGCTCAGCACGATCATGCTGTCGCGCGATCGGGCCTACGCCGATCTCGTGCGCTCGGGCAACCGCGAGACCCTCGACCGGGTCATCGAGGAGCTGCTGCGCTACTTCTCCGTCGTGCAGGTCGCGTTCCCGCGATTCGCGAAGCAGGACATGGAGCTGTTCGGGACCCAGGTGAAGGCCGGTGACGTCCTGCTGGTGTCCCTCAGCACCTCCAACCGTGACGAGTCCAGCGCCGGCGCGGGCGCCGACGCCTTCGACCCGCTGCGGATCCCCACGAGCGGCCACCTGGCGTTCGGGCACGGCATCCACCGGTGCATCGGCGCCGAACTGGCTCGCATGGAGCTGCGGATCGCCCTGCCGAAGCTGCTGCGCCGCTTCCCGGACCTGCACCTGTCAGTGCCCGAGTCCGAGCTGGAGTTCCGCCAGCTCAGCTTCGTCTTCGGCATCGAGTCCCTGCCCGTCACCCTGGCGTAG
- a CDS encoding MBL fold metallo-hydrolase, with translation MTYTGEVTVGGAPDTREAGDLVITKIAVGPMANNAYLLRCALTGEQVMIDAADEAGRLLELVGDRGLARVITTHRHADHWQALAEVVAATGAETVAGEDDADELPVEVDVRVRTGARVRVGSCELEVIEVVGHTPGSIVLVYDDPDGVTHLFTGDSLFPGGVGRTWSPDDFMRLCGEVETKLFARYDDDTWFYPGHGDDSTLGAERPSVPDWRARGW, from the coding sequence ATGACGTACACGGGAGAGGTCACGGTGGGCGGCGCCCCCGACACCCGCGAGGCCGGCGACCTGGTGATCACGAAGATCGCCGTGGGACCCATGGCCAACAACGCCTACCTGCTGCGGTGCGCGCTCACCGGCGAGCAGGTGATGATCGATGCCGCCGACGAGGCCGGACGACTCCTCGAGCTGGTCGGCGATCGCGGCCTCGCGCGCGTGATCACCACACACCGGCACGCCGACCACTGGCAGGCGCTCGCGGAGGTCGTGGCCGCGACCGGCGCCGAGACCGTGGCGGGCGAGGACGACGCGGACGAGCTGCCCGTCGAGGTCGACGTCCGGGTCCGCACGGGCGCGAGGGTGCGGGTCGGTTCGTGCGAGCTCGAGGTGATCGAGGTCGTCGGCCACACGCCCGGCTCGATCGTGCTGGTGTACGACGACCCCGACGGCGTCACCCACCTCTTCACGGGCGACTCCCTGTTCCCGGGCGGGGTGGGCCGCACGTGGTCGCCCGACGACTTCATGCGGCTGTGCGGCGAGGTGGAGACCAAGCTGTTCGCGCGGTACGACGACGACACGTGGTTCTACCCGGGCCACGGCGACGACTCCACGCTGGGCGCGGAGCGACCGAGCGTGCCGGACTGGCGCGCTCGGGGTTGGTAG
- a CDS encoding TerC family protein — protein MNVSTLEWGVTIGVTIAILLFDIVVIARKPHEPTTKECALYLSFYIGLAVAFGAWVWGFHGSQYGVEFYAGWLTEYSLSIDNLFIFIIIMSSFAVPRKYQQEALLVGIILALIFRGIFIALGAVAINEFSWVFYIFGAFLLYTAVKLAKNDDEDEDVENAVVRFARKRFNMSDQWDGLKLVVRENGKRAITPMALVIIALGTTDILFALDSIPAIFGLTQEPYIVFTANVFALMGLRQLYFLLGDLLQRLVFLSYGLAFLLFYIGIKLVLHALHENELPFINGGEPVHHIGPIPIPEVPTLLSLGVIISTLTITAVASLWYSNKYPDRVGGGH, from the coding sequence GTGAACGTCAGCACGCTCGAGTGGGGTGTCACCATCGGGGTGACGATCGCCATCCTGCTGTTCGACATCGTCGTGATCGCCCGCAAGCCGCACGAGCCCACCACCAAGGAGTGCGCGCTCTACCTGTCGTTCTACATCGGCCTGGCCGTGGCGTTCGGTGCGTGGGTCTGGGGGTTCCACGGCAGTCAGTACGGCGTGGAGTTCTACGCGGGCTGGCTCACTGAGTACAGCCTGTCGATCGACAACCTGTTCATCTTCATCATCATCATGAGCAGCTTCGCCGTCCCGCGGAAGTACCAGCAGGAGGCGCTGCTCGTCGGCATCATCCTGGCCCTGATCTTCCGTGGCATCTTCATCGCGCTCGGCGCGGTGGCCATCAACGAGTTCTCCTGGGTCTTCTACATCTTCGGCGCCTTCCTGCTCTACACGGCGGTCAAGCTGGCGAAGAACGACGACGAGGACGAGGACGTCGAGAACGCCGTCGTCCGGTTCGCCCGCAAGCGCTTCAACATGAGCGACCAGTGGGACGGCCTGAAGCTGGTCGTCCGCGAGAACGGCAAGCGCGCGATCACGCCGATGGCCCTGGTCATCATCGCGCTCGGCACGACCGACATCCTGTTCGCGCTCGACTCGATCCCGGCGATCTTCGGCCTCACGCAGGAGCCGTACATCGTCTTCACCGCGAACGTCTTCGCGCTGATGGGCCTGCGCCAGCTGTACTTCCTGCTCGGCGACCTGCTGCAGCGTCTGGTGTTCCTGTCCTACGGCCTGGCGTTCCTGCTGTTCTACATCGGCATCAAGCTCGTCCTCCACGCGCTGCACGAGAACGAGCTGCCGTTCATCAACGGCGGTGAGCCGGTGCACCACATCGGCCCGATCCCGATCCCCGAGGTGCCCACGCTGCTGAGCCTGGGCGTCATCATCTCGACGCTCACGATCACGGCCGTGGCCAGCCTCTGGTACTCCAACAAGTACCCCGACCGGGTGGGCGGCGGCCACTGA
- a CDS encoding TetR/AcrR family transcriptional regulator: protein MAIVERRAQRTREILDATRALFDERRMRDAQIEDIARAVGINRAIIYRHFTTKEELFAMTLVDYLNQLETRLAKSDDPQLSPIERIDTITVEFLSYGSEYPAFVDCAQSLLRHRGSELLEQISLDRLTELGAAINRCFDHITSAILAGNASGDFDVKDPELVANIMYTQGLGILNLVTFQRSIRELNSGLPTMEHLPTTEVLDLAKRSVRAIVEVQD, encoded by the coding sequence ATGGCCATCGTCGAGCGCAGGGCGCAACGCACGCGCGAGATCCTCGATGCGACCCGCGCCCTGTTCGACGAACGCCGGATGCGGGACGCACAGATCGAGGACATCGCCCGCGCCGTCGGCATCAACCGCGCGATCATCTACCGCCACTTCACCACGAAGGAAGAGCTCTTCGCGATGACGCTGGTTGACTACCTCAACCAGCTCGAGACCCGCCTGGCCAAGTCGGACGATCCCCAGCTGAGCCCGATCGAGCGGATCGACACGATCACCGTCGAGTTCCTCTCCTACGGCAGCGAGTACCCCGCGTTCGTCGACTGCGCGCAGTCGCTGCTGCGCCACCGCGGCTCCGAGCTGCTGGAGCAGATCAGCCTCGACCGCCTCACCGAGCTGGGCGCCGCGATCAACCGCTGCTTCGACCACATCACCTCGGCGATCCTGGCCGGCAACGCGAGCGGCGACTTCGACGTCAAGGACCCCGAGCTCGTCGCGAACATCATGTACACACAGGGCCTGGGCATCCTGAACCTCGTCACGTTCCAGCGCTCGATCCGCGAGCTGAACTCCGGCCTGCCGACGATGGAGCACCTGCCCACGACCGAGGTGCTCGACCTCGCGAAGCGCTCGGTGCGCGCCATCGTCGAGGTCCAGGACTGA
- a CDS encoding acetyl-CoA C-acetyltransferase, with product MADKPSTKAAKAPKAASQDAATIRRVAVIGGNRIPFARSNSVYSGVSNQEMLTAALDGLVDRFGLEGERAGEVVAGAVLKHARDFNLTREVVLGSKLSPATPATDIQQACGTGLQAAFQVANKIALGKIEFGIAGGTDTTSDAPLAVNDKLRKILLQANQANAKGDKKALVKLLTKIRPSYLAPDQPRNAEPRTGLSMGDHQALTTHEWGITREAQDELAARSHQNLAAAWEAGWQDDLVTPFNGVERDNHLRPDSTVEKLAKLKPVFGKQLGDAATMTAGNSTPLSDGASVALLASEEEATRRGWDVKAFLVDYETAAVDYVNGGEGLLMAPAYAVPRMLERNGLTLQDFDFYEIHEAFAGQVLSTLAAWEDADFCKQRLGLDSPLGSIDRSKLNVKGSSLAAAHPFAATGGRIIANLAKLLEEKGSGRGLISICAAGGQGVVAILER from the coding sequence ATGGCTGACAAGCCCTCCACGAAGGCCGCGAAGGCCCCCAAGGCCGCGTCCCAGGACGCCGCCACCATCCGTCGCGTCGCCGTCATCGGTGGCAACCGCATCCCGTTCGCGCGCTCGAACTCGGTCTACTCGGGCGTCTCCAACCAGGAGATGCTGACCGCCGCGCTCGACGGGCTCGTCGACCGCTTCGGCCTCGAGGGCGAGCGGGCCGGCGAGGTCGTCGCCGGCGCCGTCCTGAAGCACGCGCGCGACTTCAACCTCACCCGCGAGGTCGTCCTGGGCTCCAAGCTCTCGCCCGCCACGCCCGCCACCGACATCCAGCAGGCTTGCGGCACGGGCCTGCAGGCGGCGTTCCAGGTCGCGAACAAGATCGCGCTCGGCAAGATCGAGTTCGGCATCGCCGGCGGCACCGACACCACGTCCGACGCCCCGCTGGCCGTCAACGACAAGCTGCGCAAGATCCTGCTGCAGGCCAACCAGGCGAACGCCAAGGGCGACAAGAAGGCGCTGGTCAAGCTGCTGACCAAGATCCGCCCGAGCTACCTGGCTCCCGACCAGCCGCGCAACGCCGAGCCCCGCACGGGCCTGTCGATGGGCGACCACCAGGCGCTCACCACCCACGAGTGGGGCATCACCCGCGAGGCCCAGGACGAACTGGCCGCCCGTTCGCACCAGAACCTGGCCGCCGCGTGGGAGGCGGGCTGGCAGGACGACCTGGTCACGCCGTTCAACGGCGTGGAGCGGGACAACCACCTGCGCCCCGACTCCACGGTCGAGAAGCTCGCCAAGCTCAAGCCGGTCTTCGGCAAGCAGCTCGGCGACGCCGCCACGATGACCGCCGGCAACTCCACGCCGCTGTCCGACGGCGCCTCGGTGGCGCTGCTGGCCTCGGAGGAGGAGGCCACGCGTCGCGGCTGGGACGTCAAGGCCTTCCTCGTCGACTACGAGACGGCCGCCGTCGACTACGTCAACGGCGGCGAGGGCCTGCTCATGGCTCCGGCCTACGCGGTCCCGCGCATGCTCGAGCGCAACGGCCTGACGCTGCAGGACTTCGACTTCTACGAGATCCACGAGGCGTTCGCCGGACAGGTGCTGTCCACGCTTGCGGCGTGGGAGGACGCGGACTTCTGCAAGCAGCGCCTGGGCCTCGACAGCCCGCTGGGGTCGATCGACCGCAGCAAGCTCAACGTGAAGGGCTCGTCGCTCGCCGCGGCGCACCCGTTCGCGGCCACGGGCGGGCGCATCATCGCCAACCTGGCCAAGCTGCTGGAGGAGAAGGGCTCGGGTCGCGGCCTGATCTCGATCTGCGCCGCCGGTGGCCAGGGCGTCGTGGCGATCCTCGAGCGCTGA
- the uvrB gene encoding excinuclease ABC subunit UvrB, which produces MRAISELTRQVAPFEVVSDYRPAGDQPAAIAEITQRIQGGADDVVLMGATGTGKTATTAWLAEQLQRPMLVMLPNKTLAAQFANELRELLPNNAVEYFVSYYDYYQPEAYIAQSDTYIEKDSSINEEVERLRHSATWSLLTRRDVIVVATVSCIYGLGSAQEYLNRMIGFKVGDEMGRDHLLRTLVQAQYVRNDVSSTRGTFRVKGDTVEIFPVYQEMAVRVEFFGDEIERLMTLHPLTGEVLSDDQELFVGAATHYAAGPEIMVRAIERIKLELEERLAVLERENKLLEAQRLRMRTTYDLEMMEQVGTCSGIENYSLHMDGRPPGSAPNCLLDYFPQDFVLVVDESHVTIPQIGAMYEGDMSRKRSLVEHGFRLPSAMDNRPLKWPEFLQRIGQTVYLSATPGDYEMNKVEGDVVEQVIRPTGLIDPEVVVKPTKGQIDDLIGEINDRVAKNERVLVTTLTKKMSEDLTDYLLEAGIRTRYLHSEVDTLRRIELLRELRMGEYDVLVGINLLREGLDLPEVSLVAILDADKEGFLRSGRSLIQTIGRAARNVSGQVIMYADRITDSMEKAIDETNRRRAKQVAYNTERGIDPQPLRKKIGDITDMLAREDEDTRALLAATGDHKRKGAAVPLGQHTKDLADLPSGELASLIDQLSQQMHQAAADLQFEVAARLRDEISELKRELRGMMSAGT; this is translated from the coding sequence ATGAGAGCCATCTCCGAACTCACGCGGCAGGTCGCACCGTTCGAGGTCGTCTCCGACTACCGGCCCGCCGGCGACCAGCCGGCCGCGATCGCCGAGATCACCCAGCGCATCCAGGGCGGCGCCGACGACGTCGTGCTGATGGGTGCCACGGGCACCGGCAAGACCGCCACCACCGCGTGGCTCGCCGAGCAGCTGCAGCGCCCGATGCTCGTGATGCTGCCGAACAAGACCCTCGCCGCCCAGTTCGCCAACGAGCTGCGCGAGCTGCTGCCGAACAACGCCGTCGAGTACTTCGTCTCGTACTACGACTACTACCAGCCCGAGGCGTACATCGCGCAGAGCGACACCTACATCGAGAAGGACTCCTCGATCAACGAGGAGGTCGAGCGGCTGCGCCACTCGGCCACGTGGTCGCTGCTCACGCGGCGCGACGTCATCGTGGTGGCCACCGTCTCGTGCATCTACGGCCTCGGCTCGGCGCAGGAGTACCTGAACCGCATGATCGGGTTCAAGGTCGGTGACGAGATGGGCCGCGACCACCTCCTGCGCACGCTCGTGCAGGCGCAGTACGTCCGCAACGACGTCAGCTCCACGCGCGGCACCTTCCGCGTCAAGGGCGACACGGTGGAGATCTTCCCCGTCTACCAGGAGATGGCGGTGCGGGTCGAGTTCTTCGGCGACGAGATCGAGCGCCTGATGACCCTGCACCCGCTCACCGGCGAGGTGCTCAGCGACGACCAGGAGCTCTTCGTCGGCGCCGCGACGCACTACGCGGCCGGCCCCGAGATCATGGTGCGCGCCATCGAGCGCATCAAGCTCGAGCTCGAGGAGCGACTCGCGGTGCTCGAGCGCGAGAACAAGCTGCTCGAGGCCCAGCGCCTGCGCATGCGCACCACCTACGACCTCGAGATGATGGAGCAGGTCGGCACCTGCTCGGGCATCGAGAACTACTCGCTGCACATGGACGGCCGGCCGCCGGGATCGGCGCCGAACTGCCTGCTCGACTACTTCCCGCAGGACTTCGTCCTGGTCGTCGACGAGTCGCACGTCACGATCCCGCAGATCGGCGCGATGTACGAGGGCGACATGAGTCGCAAGCGCTCGCTCGTCGAGCACGGCTTCCGGCTGCCCAGTGCGATGGACAACCGGCCGCTGAAGTGGCCCGAGTTCCTGCAGCGGATCGGCCAGACCGTCTACCTCTCGGCCACGCCCGGCGACTACGAGATGAACAAGGTCGAGGGCGACGTCGTCGAGCAGGTCATCCGTCCCACCGGCCTGATCGACCCCGAGGTCGTCGTCAAGCCGACGAAGGGCCAGATCGACGACCTCATCGGTGAGATCAACGACCGCGTCGCCAAGAACGAGCGCGTCCTGGTCACCACCCTGACCAAGAAGATGTCCGAGGACCTCACCGACTACCTGCTCGAGGCGGGCATCCGCACCCGCTACCTGCACAGCGAGGTCGACACCCTCCGCCGCATCGAGCTGCTGCGCGAGCTCCGGATGGGGGAGTACGACGTCCTCGTCGGCATCAACCTGTTGCGTGAGGGCCTCGATCTCCCCGAGGTCAGCCTCGTGGCGATCCTGGACGCCGACAAGGAGGGCTTCCTGCGCTCGGGTCGCTCGCTGATCCAGACGATCGGCCGCGCGGCGCGCAACGTCTCGGGTCAGGTGATCATGTACGCCGACCGCATCACCGACTCGATGGAGAAGGCGATCGACGAGACGAACCGTCGCCGGGCCAAGCAGGTCGCCTACAACACCGAGCGAGGCATCGATCCGCAGCCGCTGCGCAAGAAGATCGGTGACATCACCGACATGCTCGCCCGCGAGGACGAGGACACCCGCGCCCTGCTCGCCGCGACGGGCGACCACAAGCGCAAGGGTGCGGCCGTCCCGCTGGGCCAGCACACCAAGGACCTCGCCGACCTGCCCTCGGGCGAGCTGGCGTCGCTCATCGACCAGCTCTCCCAGCAGATGCACCAGGCTGCGGCCGACCTGCAGTTCGAGGTCGCCGCGCGCCTGCGCGACGAGATCAGCGAGCTCAAGCGGGAGCTCCGCGGAATGATGAGCGCCGGCACCTGA